The following are encoded together in the Salvia hispanica cultivar TCC Black 2014 chromosome 6, UniMelb_Shisp_WGS_1.0, whole genome shotgun sequence genome:
- the LOC125195271 gene encoding anthocyanidin 3-O-glucoside 6''-O-acyltransferase-like, whose product MNLNEAYDLPQLRYTPGDSVSLTVCESSHDFDDLVANHARDSDKFYDLIPNLPPITVESDFKLLKVLALQVTLFPGRGLCIGVANHHSAGDATSIAAFLRRWSSICKIDSEIESPPLFDRSLFNYPPKLDALYWNLVKQFPFTQPSFPLPTNRVRATYVLSKSDLEKLKFSIQSANPDLGGVSSFVAMAAYVWSCFVKTSAVEEDGDENGDRLEYFMAAIDLRGRIEPVVPENYFGNCLTYGLGRERRVELGAEDGLFAAARAVAKAIRERLSEKEKILEDAENWISETAEVAEMKLGVSGSARVDLYGMDFGLGRARKVEVLSIDGEKYAMSVCKARDLEGGLEIGMSLPKMRMDAFATCFHHGIKNF is encoded by the coding sequence atgaatttgaatgaagcatatgatTTGCCACAACTCCGATACACCCCCGGCGACTCTGTCTCGCTAACCGTTTGCGAATCGAGCCACGATTTCGACGATCTCGTCGCGAACCACGCTCGAGATTCGGATAAATTCTACGACCTAATCCCTAATTTGCCGCCGATTACTGTCGAATCCGATTTCAAATTACTCAAAGTCCTAGCTCTGCAGGTCACTCTGTTTCCCGGCCGCGGACTCTGCATAGGCGTCGCGAACCACCACTCCGCCGGCGACGCCACCTCCATCGCCGCCTTCTTACGGCGCTGGTCTTCGATCTGTAAAATTGACTCTGAAATTGAATCTCCGCCACTATTCGATAGATCTCTATTCAATTATCCTCCAAAATTGGACGCTCTTTACTGGAACCTAGTCAAACAATTTCCATTCACGCAGCCGTCCTTTCCTCTGCCGACTAATCGCGTCCGAGCTACGTACGTTCTGAGCAAATCGGATCTGGAGAAGCTCAAGTTCTCGATTCAATCAGCCAATCCAGATTTAGGCGGCGTATCTTCCTTTGTAGCTATGGCTGCTTATGTGTGGTCATGTTTCGTAAAAACGAGTGCAGTCGAAGAAGACGGAGACGAAAACGGGGATCGCCTGGAGTATTTTATGGCGGCAATCGATTTACGAGGTCGTATCGAGCCGGTGGTTCCAGAGAATTACTTTGGGAACTGTTTAACGTACGGACTGGGGAGAGAGCGGCGCGTGGAGCTGGGTGCGGAGGATGGATTGTTTGCGGCAGCGAGGGCGGTTGCGAAGGCGATTAGGGAGAGGTTGAGTGAGAAGGAGAAGATTCTGGAAGATGCGGAGAATTGGATCAGTGAAACGGCGGAGGTGGCGGAGATGAAGTTGGGAGTGTCTGGGTCGGCAAGAGTGGACCTGTATGGGATGGATTTCGGATTGGGGAGGGCGAGGAAGGTGGAAGTGTTGTCGATTGATGGGGAGAAGTATGCAATGTCGGTGTGTAAGGCTAGAGATTTGGAGGGAGGTTTGGAGATTGGAATGTCTTTGCCCAAGATGAGAATGGATGCTTTTGCTACCTGTTTTCATCATGGAATCAAGAATTTCTGA
- the LOC125192624 gene encoding ATP synthase subunit b', chloroplastic-like — MANMIMASPRTLITAHKPKPQIQTQPHFSVPKISLPTSLKVKPQHLLAAATALSLSHAPPSLAADIEKAALFDFNLTLPIIAAEFLFLMFAMDKLYYSPLGKFMDERDAAIREKLNSVKDTSAEVKQLEEQGAALMKAARAEISAALNKMKKETQVEVEEKLAEGRKKIEAELQEALASLEKQKEDTIAALDSQIAALSQDIVNKVLPTS, encoded by the coding sequence ATGGCCAACATGATCATGGCCTCTCCAAGAACTCTAATCACCGCCCACAAACCCAAACCCCAAATCCAAACTCAACCCCATTTTTCTGTCCCCAAAATCAGTCTCCCCACATCCCTCAAAGTCAAGCCCCAGCACCTCCTCGCCGCCGCCACAGCCTTGTCCCTAAGCCACGCGCCGCCGTCGCTGGCGGCAGACATCGAGAAGGCGGCCCTTTTCGACTTCAATCTGACTCTCCCCATCATCGCGGCGGAGTTCCTGTTCCTGATGTTCGCAATGGACAAGCTGTACTACTCGCCGCTGGGGAAATTCATGGACGAGAGAGACGCGGCGATCAGAGAGAAGCTGAACAGCGTGAAGGACACGTCGGCGGAGGTGAAGCAGCTGGAGGAGCAGGGGGCGGCGCTGATGAAGGCGGCCAGGGCGGAGATATCGGCGGCGCTGAACAAGATGAAGAAGGAGACgcaggtggaggtggaggagaaGCTGGCTGAGGGCAGGAAGAAGATCGAGGCGGAGCTGCAGGAGGCGCTTGCTAGCCTTGAGAAGCAGAAGGAGGATACCATTGCCGCCCTCGATTCGCAGATCGCCGCCCTCAGTCAAGACATCGTCAACAAAGTGCTCCCTACTTCTTGA
- the LOC125192623 gene encoding UDP-N-acetylglucosamine transporter UGNT1, with amino-acid sequence MAKSIPILPMASADPSPVVEEKLFKGSAMTKRGAYAAISYMACAVLLVLFNKAALSSYNFPSANVITLCQMISSCCLLYVLRRSKLISFNANESVAASDSSNMLVSIQTLIRTSPLAFTYLLYMLVTMESVRGVNVPMYTTLRRTTVVVTMIVEYLLVRQKYTRPILGSVTLIVLGAFIAGSRDLSFDSYSYLVVFLSNFTTAIYLATIARIGKSSGLNSFGLMWCNGILCAPVLLLWTLFRGDLEMTMSFPYLLSPGFLAVLLFSCILAFFLNYSIFLNTTLNSALTQTICGNLKDLFTITLGWAIFGGLPFDLLNVIGQLLGFIGSGLYAYYKLIGK; translated from the exons ATGGCTAAGAGCATTCCGATTCTACCAATGGCGTCGGCCGATCCTTCGCCGGTAGTCGAGGAGAAGCTCTTCAAAGGATCCGCCATGACTAAACGAGGAGCGTATGCCGCCATCTCTTACATGGCTTGTGCTG TGCTCTTGGTGTTATTTAATAAAGCTGCTCTTTCTTCATACAACTTCCCGAGTGCCAACGTCATTACACTTTGTCAG ATGATATCTTCATGTTGTTTGCTTTATGTTCTACGACGCTCAAAGCTCATTTCTTTTAATGCTAACGAATCCGTAGCTGCCAGTGACAGTTCCAACATGTTGGTATCAATACAGACGTTGATTCGCACTTCACCTCTCGCTTTTACCTATTTGCTTTACATG CTAGTTACCATGGAGTCAGTTCGAGGTGTTAATGTTCCAATGTATACAACACTGCGAAGAACTACAGTTGTAGTTACAATGATTGTTGAGTACCTCCTTGTGAGGCAGAAGTATACACGTCCTATTCTTGGAAG TGTGACCTTGATAGTTCTGGGTGCTTTTATTGCTGGATCCCGGGACTTGTCGTTCGACTCCTATAGCTACCTTGTTGTTTTTCTGTCCAACTTTACCACTGCAATATATCTAGCAACCATAGCCCGTATTG GAAAATCCAGTGGCCTCAATAGCTTCGGCCTTATGTGGTGCAACG GAATCTTATGTGCTCCTGTTCTACTGCTTTGGACCCTTTTCCGAGGTGACTTGGAGATGACGATGAGTTTTCCATATTTGCTTTCTCCTGGTTTCCTG GCAGTGCTACTTTTTTCGTGCATACTAGCTTTCTTCCTGAACTATAGTATATTCCTCAACACGACTCTGAACTCTGCACTCACACAGACTATCTGTGGTAATTTAAAG GATCTTTTCACGATTACACTAGGCTGGGCTATTTTTGGTGGGCTGCCATTCGATTTG TTGAATGTGATTGGGCAACTTCTCGGCTTCATAGGCTCAGGCCTGTATGCCTATTATAAGCTTATTGGGAAATAA
- the LOC125195270 gene encoding LOW QUALITY PROTEIN: protein WVD2-like 5 (The sequence of the model RefSeq protein was modified relative to this genomic sequence to represent the inferred CDS: inserted 2 bases in 2 codons): MTWTVSSIQEEETKAKVVKKGPANKAEENSESSLPSDDGKPRKLGTLPAYDFNFKCDERAEKRREFYTKLEEKXHAKEMEKNNLQAKTKESQEAEIKMLRKKLGFKATPMPSFYQEPAPPKLELKKIPTTRAKSPKLGRKKTSSTAELEENDAPIARPSRMSLDVKFSKGNVAKTPPPVALVKKPLRKSLPRLPSETSTLSGERKKAIAQKTXASKEAAESRRDMSEAASAQKQEGETGAEANGSEMCMENNEAALESQEQDSLVHEPIAV, from the exons ATGACATGGACTGTTTCCTCAATTCAGGAGGAGGAGACAAAGGCAAAGGTTGTTAAGAAAGGCCCTGCTAATAAAGCTGAAGAAAATTCCGAGTCTTCTCT TCCTTCTGATGATGGCAAGCCCCGCAAACTGGGTACTCTTCCTGCGTACGATTTCAATTTTAAGTGTGATGAGAGGGCTGAGAAAAGAAGAGAG TTCTACACAAAACTCGAGGAAA TTCATGCAAAGGAAATGGAGAAGAACAATTTGCAAGCCAAGACTAAG GAATCTCAGGAAGCCGAGattaaaatgttaagaaaGAAATTGGGTTTCAAAGCAACACCGATGCCAAGCTTCTATCAGGAACCTGCACCTCCAAAGTTGGAACTGAAGAAG ATACCTACTACAAGAGCCAAATCTCCCAAGCTTGGTCGAAAGAAGACTTCATCTACGGCCGAATTGGAAGAAAATGATGCCCCCATTGCTCGCCCAAGTAGGATGAGCTTGGATGTGAAATTTTCGAAAGGTAATGTTGCCAAGACGCCACCTCCCGTTGCCCTTGTCAAGAAGCCACTACGAAAATCGCTTCCTAGGTTGCCCTCCGAGACCTCCACCTTGTCCGGTGAAAGGAAGAAGGCTATAGCTCAGAAGA CGGCTTCCAAAGAAGCAGCAGAATCCAGACGCGATATGAGTGAAGCTGCATCTGCACAGAAACAGGAGGGCGAGACTGGTGCTGAGGCAAATGGGAGTGAGATGTGCATGGAGAACAACGAAGCTGCTCTGGAATCACAAGAACAAGATAGTTTGGTGCACGAGCCGATTGCAGTATGA
- the LOC125192036 gene encoding LOW QUALITY PROTEIN: G-type lectin S-receptor-like serine/threonine-protein kinase SD2-5 (The sequence of the model RefSeq protein was modified relative to this genomic sequence to represent the inferred CDS: deleted 1 base in 1 codon), translating into MGNWGFSLIPIVLLLLLEFCNGSVQRIGRIDPGFRGAQMHYIDNDGMFMLSNNSNFAFGLTTTAADVTQFLLVVMHKSSTIVWAANRDSPVKNSDSFEFDVSGNAFLQSDGSTIWSSDTANKGVSSLQLLDNGNLVLVGSDNTSFVWQSFSHPTNTLLPNQEFSQGMRLVSDRGTANLTYSLEIKDGDMSLRAGFNPPQLYWTMRRDTRITINKGGGAAASAILSGNSWKFYDSSKVLLWQFIFSESTNANATWIAVIGSDGSITFSMLQGSSTNPSSTRIPQDQCSRPTACDPYAVCYPGNSCQCPSSITSCKSMVAPPCDGQVELVSGGDDLSYFALPFVQPFSKETTLDSCKASCLSNCSCGAMFFQNSSGNCFLFNYSPDGTRLAVKQLEGIGQGKKEFRAEVSIIGSIHHVHLVRLRGFCADGSHRLLAYEYMANGSLDKWLFKQDKGEFLLDWNTRYNIAVGTAKGLAYLHEDCDVKIIHCDIKPENVLLDDHFMAKVSDFGLAKLMTREQSHVFTTMRGTRGYLAPEWITSYAISEKSDVYSYGMVLLELIGGRKNYDPSQSSEKSHFPSYAFKMMEEGKLKEIMDEKLKINEEDERIDIAIKVALWCIQDDMHLRPPMTKVVQMLEGLSPVPPPPTASQLGSRLYSSFFKSISEGGTSSGPSDCNSDAYLSAVRLSGPR; encoded by the exons ATGGGAAATTGGGGGTTTTCCTTGATTCCTATTGTATTACTGTTGCTGCTGGAATTCTGCAATGGGAGTGTGCAACGTATAGGGAGAATAGATCCAGGATTCAGAGGTGCTCAAATGCACTACATAGACAATGATGGAATGTTTATGTTGTCGAACAACTCGAATTTCGCCTTCGGTTTAACCACCACTGCTGCTGATGTTACTCAATTTCTTCTTGTTGTGATGCACAAAAGCTCAACTATAGTTTGGGCTGCCAACAGGGATTCCCCAGTTAAGAATTCAGACAGCTTCGAGTTCGATGTCTCTGGCAATGCCTTCTTGCAGAGTGATGGATCCACAATCTGGTCTTCTGATACTGCAAACAAAGGAGTTTCTTCATTGCAGTTGTTGGATAATGGGAATCTTGTTTTGGTTGGGAGTGATAACACTAGCTTTGTTTGGCAGAGTTTTAGCCATCCCACTAACACCCTTCTCCCAAATCAAGAATTCTCTCAAGGAATGAGGCTTGTTAGTGACCGTGGCACGGCCAACTTGACTTACTCGCTTGAGATCAAGGACGGGGACATGTCTCTCCGCGCGGGTTTCAACCCCCCACAGCTGTATTGGACTATGAGAAGAGATACCCGGATAACCATCAATAAAGGGGGCGGTGCAGCGGCCTCAGCTATTCTAAGTGGCAATTCTTGGAAATTCTATGATTCGAGTAAGGTGTTGCTTTGGCAGTTCATCTTCTCGGAGAGCACCAATGCAAATGCAACGTGGATTGCGGTGATAGGCAGTGATGGCTCTATCACATTCTCCATGCTTCAAGGTAGCTCGACTAATCCATCTTCGACAAGAATACCACAAGATCAATGTAGTAGGCCTACAGCCTGTGATCCCTACGCAGTCTGTTATCCCGGTAATTCATGCCAGTGTCCCTCATCCATTACCTCGTGCAAATCTATGGTCGCTCCTCCCTGTGATGGTCAGGTAGAACTTGTTAGTGGCGGTGATGATCTGAGCTACTTCGCATTGCCATTTGTTCAGCCATTCAGTAAGGAAACCACCTTAGACAGCTGCAAAGCTTCGTGTCTTAGCAATTGCTCATGTGGTGCTATGTTTTTCCAGAATAGTTCGGGGAATTGCTTTCTGTTTAATTACTCT CCTGATGGAACCCGCCTCGCTGTCAAGCAACTCGAAGGCATTGGCCAAGGCAAGAAGGAGTTTCGTGCTGAAGTGAGCATCATAGGCAGCATCCATCACGTCCACCTAGTCCGCCTCAGGGGCTTCTGCGCGGATGGTAGCCACCGCCTCCTAGCCTACGAGTACATGGCCAATGGCTCCTTAGACAAATGGCTGTTCAAGCAAGACAAAGGCGAATTCTTGCTTGATTGGAACACGCGATACAACATTGCTGTCGGAACAGCCAAAGGCCTCGCTTATCTCCACGAGGACTGTGATGTCAAGATCATACATTGCGACATCAAGCCTGAGAACGTGCTTCTCGATGACCACTTCATGGCTAAGGTCTCCGATTTTGGGCTGGCGAAGCTCATGACACGCGAGCAAAGCCACGTGTTCACAACGATGAGGGGCACCAGAGGCTATCTTGCACCAGAGTGGATCACTAGCTACGCTATATCAGAGAAGAGCGACGTGTATAGCTATGGCATGGTGTTGCTCGAGCTCATTGGTGGCCGGAAAAACTATGACCCTTCGCAGAGCTCTGAGAAGTCGCACTTCCCTTCGTACGCGTTCAAGATGATGGAGGAAGGTAAGTTGAAGGAGATCATGGATGAGAAGCTGAAGATCAATGAGGAAGATGAGAGGATTGATATAGCCATCAAAGTTGCTTTGTGGTGCATACAAGATGATATGCATCTTCGGCCGCCTATGACTAAAGTCGTGCAGATGCTCGAAGGGCTGAGCCCGGTCCCTCCTCCTCCAACGGCTTCCCAGCTAGGGTCGAGGCTTTACTCAAGCTTCTTTAAGTCCATCAGTGAAGGGGGCACCTCCTCGGGCCCCTCGGACTGCAACAGCGACGCCTATCTCTCTGCGGTTCGCCTCTCAGGCCCTAGATGA